AGATTAAAAAATTGTTGAAAACTCCTGTCTTTCTCGATACCCGGAACGTTTATGATCCGGCAGACATGCGGGAGAGGGGTTTTATTTACAGCTCTGTGGGCCGGGCCCATATTCGATAAGGAATTGTGGTATGCCTTTTTCTTTTGAAAAAACAGAACTTCCCGGTGTTGTTGTATGCAAACCCCGTATCTTTGCAGATGACCGGGGTTATTTTTTCGAATCCTGGAACCGGCGGGATTTTGCCGAGGCAGGTATCCATCAAACCTTCGTTCAGGATAACCAGTCTGCTTCCGTGAAAGATACAATCCGGGGACTCCATTACCAGGCCAAACCGTTTCAGCAGGCAAAACTGGTGCGGGTCCTCTTCGGTGCAATCCTGGATTGTGCTGTGGATCTCAGGCCCTATTCACCCACATTCAAACAGCATCTGCTTTATGAATTGACAGATGAAAAAGGGATATCTCTCTTTATCCCGGAAGGGTTTGCCCATGGTTTCCGTGTTTTGAGCAACCGGGCTGTGGTGCTGTACAAAGCCTCTTCCTTTTATGCCCCCGAATACGATCGGGGCATCGCCTGGAATGATCCGGATCTGGATATCGACTGGGGTATCGATTCCCCTATTCTTTCGGAAAAAGATCAAAGACAACCGCAACTGAGGAATATTAGTGATGCAGAACTCTAAACTTTTAGTTACCGGCGGATCGGGATTTATCGGCAGCAATTTTATCCGCATGCTCCTTACGGAAAAGGAAGGATATGATGTTTACAATCTGGATAAACTCACCTATGCCGGTAATCCGGAAAATCTTCAGGATCTGGAAAACGATCCCAGGTATCATTTCATCCATGGGGATATCAGCGATGAGACCTATATTAACAAGCTTTTTGAAGATGAAAAATTTGACGGTGTAATTAATTTTGCAGCCGAATCCCATGTAGACCGTTCCATCATGAGTGCCGCACCTTTTGTGGTAACCAATGTTTTGGGTACGCAAATTCTCCTGGATGCTGCCCGGTCGACAGGGGTAAAGCGTTTTTTGCAGGTATCCACCGATGAGGTATATGGGTCTCTGGGTAAGGAAGGCTATTTTACGGAAAAATCTCCTTTAAAACCCAATTCACCCTATTCCGCCAGCAAAACCGCTGCGGATCTGCTGGTCCGCGCCGCCTGGAAAACCCATCAGTACCCGACACTCATTACCCGCTGTTCCAACAACTATGGCCCCTACCAATTCCCGGAAAAACTCATTCCCCTGATGATTGCCAATGCCCTGGAAAACAAACCCCTGCCGATATACGGAGATGGGAAAAACATCCGGGACTGGCTTCATGTCAGGGATCATTGTGAGGCGCTGCTTTGTGTGTATGAAAATGGCAAACCGGGAGAAATCTATAATATCGGCGGAAATAACGAATGGCAGAATATCGATATCGTCCGGGAAATCCTTGGGATACTGGGAAAACCCGAATCGCTTATCACCTTTGTGAAAGACCGGCCCGGACACGACCGGCGTTATGCCATCGATGCCTCAAAAATTAAAAATGAACTGGGCTGGACACCCTCTTATACCTTTGAAAAGGGACTTGAAGAAACTGTACATTGGTACGTAAATTTCAGAAATTGGTGGGAACGGGTCCGCAGTGGCGAGTATCTGAACTACTATGAGAAACAGTACAGCAACCGGTAAATCCGGAGAGAACAGGAAAATCCAACTCATTCAACGTTTCAATGAGAACCATTGATCTGTAGGAAGCAGGGACAAACATGACATTCTATGAGAAATTACTTACGAAGAACGTAGCCTTTGGAGTGATCGGGCTTGGATATGTGGGACTTCCCCTCGCAGTGGAAGCGGCCAAAGCAGGGTTTAAAATCACGGGGATTGAAATTGACCCTGAAAAAGTAAAGAAAGTCAATCAGGGACAGAATTATATCGGAGATGTATCCGATGCCGAGTTGAAACAAGTGGTAACAGACGGTTATTTGACGGCAACAACCGATTTTTCCGTGATAAAAAAGCTGGATTATGTGAGTATTTGTGTCCCCACGCCCCTGAACAAACTCCGGGATCCTGACATGTCGTTCATTTCGTCTGCCATGCAGGAAATCACCCGGTATTTACACAAGGATCTGGTGATCATCCTGGAATCCACCACTTATCCCGGCACAACCCGGGAATACATGCTGCCTTATCTGGAAAATACGGGACTTACCGTGGGGAAGGACTTTTTCCTGGCCTTTTCACCGGAACGTGTGGATCCGGGGAACCCGGTTTATCATACCAAAAACACCCCGAAAGTCATAGGCGGAATCACAAAAGAGTGCACTAAACACGCCATGGCAGTATATGAACAGATTTTTGATCAGATGGTGCCTGTAGCCAGCGCGGAAACGGCGGAAATGGCCAAGCTTCTGGAAAACACTTTCCGTATGATCAATATCGGAATGGTGAATGAACTGGCCATCATCTGCGACCGCCTGGGAGTGGATGTATGGGAAGTGATCGAAGCAGCCGGAACAAAACCTTTCGGGTTTATGAAATTTTTTCCGGGACCGGGACTGGGCGGACACTGTATTCCTATAGATCCTCACTATCTGAGCTGGAAAATGCGGACTCTCAATTACAAAACCCGTTTTATCGAACTGGCGGCGGAGGTGAATACCAGCATGCCGGAATATGTGATTGAATCGGTTATTGAAGGACTCAATTATCATAAAAAAGCCATTAACGGATCAAAAATACTCCTTCTGGGAATGGCGTATAAAAAGGATATTGACGATCTGCGGGAATCTCCGGCCATAGACATCTACAACATTTTGGTGGATAAGGGGGCTGAGGTTATGTATCACGATCCTCATTGTCCCGTTTTTAAATTGGACGGGGCGGGTTATGTGGAATCGGTACCTCTGACGACGGATCTCCTGGCGGAAATGGATTGCGTGGTCATTACTACCGATCATACAACCGTAGATTATCAAACGGTTGTGGATCATGCCAGACTGGTCATC
This portion of the Candidatus Neomarinimicrobiota bacterium genome encodes:
- the rfbC gene encoding dTDP-4-dehydrorhamnose 3,5-epimerase; this translates as MPFSFEKTELPGVVVCKPRIFADDRGYFFESWNRRDFAEAGIHQTFVQDNQSASVKDTIRGLHYQAKPFQQAKLVRVLFGAILDCAVDLRPYSPTFKQHLLYELTDEKGISLFIPEGFAHGFRVLSNRAVVLYKASSFYAPEYDRGIAWNDPDLDIDWGIDSPILSEKDQRQPQLRNISDAEL
- the rfbB gene encoding dTDP-glucose 4,6-dehydratase; amino-acid sequence: MQNSKLLVTGGSGFIGSNFIRMLLTEKEGYDVYNLDKLTYAGNPENLQDLENDPRYHFIHGDISDETYINKLFEDEKFDGVINFAAESHVDRSIMSAAPFVVTNVLGTQILLDAARSTGVKRFLQVSTDEVYGSLGKEGYFTEKSPLKPNSPYSASKTAADLLVRAAWKTHQYPTLITRCSNNYGPYQFPEKLIPLMIANALENKPLPIYGDGKNIRDWLHVRDHCEALLCVYENGKPGEIYNIGGNNEWQNIDIVREILGILGKPESLITFVKDRPGHDRRYAIDASKIKNELGWTPSYTFEKGLEETVHWYVNFRNWWERVRSGEYLNYYEKQYSNR
- a CDS encoding nucleotide sugar dehydrogenase, producing the protein MTFYEKLLTKNVAFGVIGLGYVGLPLAVEAAKAGFKITGIEIDPEKVKKVNQGQNYIGDVSDAELKQVVTDGYLTATTDFSVIKKLDYVSICVPTPLNKLRDPDMSFISSAMQEITRYLHKDLVIILESTTYPGTTREYMLPYLENTGLTVGKDFFLAFSPERVDPGNPVYHTKNTPKVIGGITKECTKHAMAVYEQIFDQMVPVASAETAEMAKLLENTFRMINIGMVNELAIICDRLGVDVWEVIEAAGTKPFGFMKFFPGPGLGGHCIPIDPHYLSWKMRTLNYKTRFIELAAEVNTSMPEYVIESVIEGLNYHKKAINGSKILLLGMAYKKDIDDLRESPAIDIYNILVDKGAEVMYHDPHCPVFKLDGAGYVESVPLTTDLLAEMDCVVITTDHTTVDYQTVVDHARLVIDTRNATKGLKNTAEKVLRLGYKGGLSA